In the Leptotrichia sp. oral taxon 847 genome, one interval contains:
- the trpS gene encoding tryptophan--tRNA ligase, whose protein sequence is MKRSLSGIQPSGVLHIGNYFGAIKQFVELQDEYEGFYFLANYHALTSSPKGEDLKNNTINVILDYLALGLNPEKSTLFLQSDVPEHTELSWILSNVTPMGLLERAHSYKDKTAKGIKPNVGLFTYPVLMASDILIYSPDIVPVGKDQKQHVEITRDIAIKFNETYGKEVFKLPKEKIVENVATVPGTDGDKMSKSYGNVINMFGSKKQLKKQIMNIVTDSTPLEEPKNPDNNITKLYSLFATEEEVNALKEKFLAGNFGYGHAKTELFDKFMDYFAPFQKKREELLQNMDYVNEILKKGALKAREIATKKVDEVRDVVGIMKKSY, encoded by the coding sequence ATGAAAAGAAGTTTATCTGGAATTCAGCCCAGTGGAGTGTTGCATATTGGAAATTATTTTGGTGCGATTAAACAATTTGTGGAATTGCAAGATGAATACGAAGGATTTTATTTTTTAGCTAATTATCATGCCTTGACATCCTCTCCTAAAGGAGAAGATTTAAAAAACAATACAATAAATGTCATCTTAGATTATTTGGCTTTGGGGTTAAATCCTGAAAAGTCAACGCTTTTTTTGCAATCAGATGTTCCCGAACATACAGAACTTTCTTGGATTTTATCAAATGTAACACCGATGGGACTTTTAGAAAGAGCTCATTCTTATAAAGATAAAACTGCCAAAGGAATAAAACCAAATGTGGGATTATTTACTTATCCTGTACTTATGGCAAGTGACATTCTAATTTACTCACCAGACATAGTTCCCGTTGGAAAAGATCAGAAGCAGCATGTTGAAATAACAAGAGACATAGCGATAAAATTTAACGAAACTTACGGAAAAGAAGTTTTTAAATTGCCAAAAGAAAAAATAGTTGAAAATGTGGCAACAGTTCCAGGAACAGACGGAGATAAAATGAGCAAATCATACGGAAATGTAATAAATATGTTTGGCTCAAAAAAACAGCTAAAAAAACAAATAATGAACATAGTAACAGATTCTACACCATTAGAAGAGCCTAAAAATCCAGATAACAACATAACAAAACTATATTCACTATTTGCTACCGAAGAAGAAGTAAATGCATTAAAAGAAAAATTTTTAGCTGGAAATTTTGGTTACGGACATGCAAAAACTGAATTATTTGACAAATTTATGGATTATTTTGCGCCATTTCAGAAAAAAAGAGAAGAACTTTTGCAAAATATGGATTATGTAAACGAAATATTGAAAAAAGGTGCGTTAAAAGCGAGAGAAATTGCAACTAAAAAAGTTGATGAAGTTAGAGATGTAGTTGGGATTATGAAAAAAAGTTATTAA
- a CDS encoding class I SAM-dependent methyltransferase, protein MIRTDKEKFLEKIKENIDIENLKGDGKIFSYVNRNYLVGDNKKYMNMYNKLSFWYDFGEKWIGLFRYGNTISEMRKNLMKHLEWRNGISVLYVSIGTGKDLNFIPQNVDLKSLDFTGIDISYGMLKKCQSIWKKRTNLTLVNCCAEDLPFKDNVFDIVFHVGGINFFTNKALAIKEMIRVSKPGSKIMIADETADFIGTQYKKSIFTKNYYKNTDFDLSEIQKCIPEGVKEKKTDFLWNNRFYCITFRK, encoded by the coding sequence AAATTTCTAGAAAAAATTAAAGAAAATATTGATATTGAAAACTTAAAAGGAGATGGAAAAATATTTTCATATGTAAACAGAAACTACCTCGTAGGAGATAATAAAAAATATATGAATATGTATAATAAATTATCATTCTGGTATGATTTTGGTGAAAAATGGATAGGATTGTTCAGATACGGAAATACAATTTCCGAAATGAGAAAAAATCTTATGAAACATCTGGAATGGAGAAATGGCATTTCTGTTTTATATGTTTCTATCGGTACGGGAAAGGATTTAAATTTTATTCCACAGAATGTTGATTTAAAATCTTTAGATTTTACAGGTATAGACATTTCCTATGGCATGTTAAAAAAATGTCAATCCATCTGGAAAAAAAGGACGAATCTTACATTAGTAAATTGCTGTGCTGAAGATTTACCTTTTAAAGACAATGTTTTTGATATTGTTTTTCATGTGGGAGGAATTAATTTTTTTACTAATAAGGCTCTGGCTATAAAAGAAATGATTCGTGTATCAAAACCTGGTTCAAAGATAATGATAGCGGATGAAACCGCAGATTTTATTGGAACTCAATATAAAAAAAGTATTTTTACAAAAAATTACTATAAAAATACAGATTTTGATTTAAGCGAAATCCAGAAATGTATACCTGAAGGTGTAAAAGAAAAGAAAACAGATTTTTTATGGAACAACAGATTTTATTGTATTACATTCAGAAAATAG
- a CDS encoding PTS mannose/fructose/sorbose transporter subunit IIC: MDFNILAVILILIVAFLAGMEGILDQFQFHQPIIACSLVGLATGHMKECIMLGGALQLMALGWANVGAAVAPDAALASVASAIIFVKAGKFDAAGQNVAIGTAIALATAGLVLTMVVRTLSVVIVHQADREAEKGNFKGVELWHMVALACQGLRIAIPALLLLFIPSHVIQHALNSLPKWFTDGMTIGGGFVVAVGYAMVINLMATKEVWPFFFLGFAIAPLNELTLIATGIIGVCAAIIYLNVTSNGGGGNSGGGDGGSSASGDPLGDILNDY, translated from the coding sequence ATGGATTTTAATATTTTAGCAGTTATTTTAATATTAATTGTCGCATTTTTAGCAGGAATGGAAGGTATTCTTGACCAATTCCAATTCCATCAGCCAATTATTGCGTGTTCATTAGTTGGTCTTGCGACAGGACACATGAAAGAATGTATTATGTTAGGTGGAGCATTACAGTTGATGGCTCTAGGTTGGGCAAACGTAGGGGCAGCAGTTGCTCCAGATGCCGCACTTGCTTCTGTAGCTTCAGCAATTATTTTTGTTAAGGCAGGAAAATTTGATGCTGCAGGTCAAAATGTGGCGATTGGTACAGCGATTGCACTTGCAACAGCTGGATTGGTTTTAACTATGGTTGTTCGTACTTTATCAGTAGTTATTGTTCACCAAGCTGATAGAGAAGCTGAAAAAGGTAATTTCAAAGGTGTAGAATTGTGGCACATGGTTGCACTTGCTTGTCAAGGTTTGCGTATTGCTATTCCTGCTTTATTGTTGTTATTTATACCTTCTCACGTTATTCAACATGCTCTTAATTCATTGCCAAAATGGTTTACTGATGGAATGACAATAGGTGGAGGATTTGTAGTAGCAGTAGGTTATGCAATGGTAATTAACTTAATGGCTACAAAAGAAGTATGGCCATTCTTCTTCTTAGGATTTGCAATTGCACCGTTAAATGAACTTACACTAATTGCTACAGGAATTATAGGTGTCTGTGCAGCTATCATTTACTTAAATGTTACAAGTAATGGTGGCGGTGGCAATAGTGGTGGAGGAGATGGAGGTTCATCAGCTTCAGGAGATCCACTAGGTGACATCTTAAATGACTATTAA
- a CDS encoding DUF956 family protein — MAISMNTKVLFTTKANSLSGMIGNKNGDVLVGDKAFEFYNSRNPEDYIQIPWSEIVRVRAQMFFRDKYIRGFFIDTKSTGTYNFVVKNAGKTLKTMRDFLGNEKIVRNKPIFSLKKLFKKKS; from the coding sequence TTGGCTATTTCAATGAATACAAAAGTACTGTTTACAACAAAGGCAAACTCTTTATCTGGAATGATTGGAAATAAAAATGGCGATGTACTTGTAGGTGATAAAGCCTTTGAATTTTACAATTCTAGAAATCCTGAAGATTATATTCAGATTCCGTGGAGTGAAATTGTGAGAGTAAGGGCACAGATGTTTTTTCGTGACAAGTATATTCGTGGGTTTTTTATTGATACAAAAAGTACTGGAACATATAACTTTGTTGTAAAAAATGCCGGGAAAACGTTAAAAACAATGCGAGATTTTTTGGGAAATGAAAAAATAGTTAGAAATAAACCTATATTTTCTCTAAAAAAATTATTTAAAAAGAAAAGTTAA
- the nagA gene encoding N-acetylglucosamine-6-phosphate deacetylase, producing MIIRNAKIFDGEKFIEKDTVLVENKIIKKVLNFDELTGEELESNEIVDINGMTLSPGFIDLQINGCGGVLFNDDISEKGLKIMNETNKKSGCTSFLPTLITSPDEKILGALKVLKNIKNLEEIGVLGLHIEGPYINVEKKGIHRPEYIRVLSDEIVQKIADAGRKITRIITIAPEKAKIKHLEILRKAGIKINMGHSNATYDECEEKKEYYDGATHLYNAMSPLESRNPGVVGFLFNDSRLSAGIIVDGLHSKFCAVEIAKKIMKERLYLVTDAVSPAGTTDMKEFMFEGNKVLCVDGKWVSSSGTLGGSTLVMSEGVKNLVKYVNQPLEEALKMATSYPAKFISVNDRYGYIKEGYIADLTYFDGNFNVKGTISKGNLQKY from the coding sequence ATGATTATAAGAAACGCGAAGATTTTTGATGGAGAAAAATTTATTGAAAAAGATACAGTTCTTGTGGAAAATAAAATTATAAAAAAGGTTTTAAATTTTGATGAATTGACAGGAGAAGAATTGGAGAGTAATGAAATAGTTGATATAAATGGAATGACGTTGTCGCCAGGGTTTATTGATTTGCAGATAAATGGATGTGGCGGAGTGCTATTTAACGATGATATTTCTGAAAAAGGTTTAAAAATAATGAATGAAACTAATAAAAAATCTGGTTGTACTTCATTTTTGCCAACGTTAATCACATCTCCTGATGAAAAAATTTTAGGTGCGCTAAAGGTTTTGAAAAATATAAAAAATTTGGAGGAAATCGGAGTTCTGGGGCTTCATATTGAAGGGCCTTATATAAACGTAGAAAAAAAAGGAATTCATAGACCTGAATATATAAGAGTGCTATCAGATGAAATTGTTCAAAAAATCGCAGACGCTGGAAGAAAAATAACAAGAATTATTACAATTGCGCCTGAAAAAGCTAAAATAAAGCATTTGGAAATTTTAAGAAAAGCTGGAATTAAAATAAATATGGGACATTCTAACGCAACTTATGATGAATGTGAAGAAAAAAAAGAGTATTATGACGGAGCAACTCATCTATACAATGCAATGAGTCCACTGGAATCACGAAATCCAGGAGTCGTGGGATTTTTATTTAATGATAGCAGACTTAGCGCTGGTATTATTGTGGATGGGCTTCATTCTAAGTTTTGTGCTGTTGAAATTGCTAAAAAAATTATGAAAGAGCGATTATATCTAGTAACTGATGCAGTTAGTCCAGCGGGAACAACTGATATGAAAGAATTTATGTTTGAAGGTAACAAAGTTTTGTGCGTCGATGGCAAATGGGTTTCATCTAGTGGAACTTTGGGCGGCTCAACTCTTGTCATGAGTGAAGGTGTGAAAAACTTGGTCAAGTATGTAAATCAGCCTTTGGAAGAAGCACTAAAAATGGCAACTTCTTATCCAGCCAAATTTATTTCGGTAAATGACAGATATGGCTATATAAAAGAAGGATATATTGCTGATTTGACTTATTTTGATGGAAATTTTAATGTGAAAGGTACAATTTCCAAAGGAAATCTTCAAAAATATTAA
- a CDS encoding helix-turn-helix domain-containing protein codes for MSRYFKDFLNEQLKDEEFRKEYESLEAEFQIIKEIVEARKDKNITQKELSDLTGITQRDISKIENGNANPSLKTLKKLAAAFGKKLVISFE; via the coding sequence ATGAGTAGATATTTCAAAGATTTTTTGAATGAACAATTAAAAGATGAAGAATTTAGAAAAGAATATGAAAGTCTTGAAGCAGAGTTTCAAATTATAAAAGAAATTGTTGAAGCAAGAAAGGATAAAAATATCACACAAAAGGAATTGTCAGACTTAACTGGAATAACACAAAGAGATATAAGTAAAATCGAAAACGGAAATGCAAATCCTTCACTAAAAACATTAAAAAAATTGGCAGCTGCATTTGGAAAGAAATTAGTGATTTCGTTTGAATAA
- a CDS encoding CPBP family intramembrane glutamic endopeptidase: MKKRRNLKVDTKKESFLVLFIVYIFYLVFMIFVNNKTLVTDNKIFQYVFIFRIHRWILSFPIIYYFIKTYKKYKYFKTDERLNIRNFSIYFALAFWVGNISHILTTLTFKFKEQTTLVEEPLYIDIIMTLCVAPILEEMVFRGVIMNNLKKYGIKTAIIVNSILFGVSHSNINMIIPAILTGIIFSYIAYKYSLKYSILLHFLLNTLTKISQVVIFSKIEILIVSIGLFFIFLVIFLLIFLVIGLAKEQYKEMFSILKLDIEDRKSLVTFIKNNLLYLLVILVIVISNLLFNYKLF, from the coding sequence GTGAAAAAAAGAAGAAATTTAAAGGTAGATACAAAAAAAGAGAGTTTTCTAGTTTTATTTATAGTTTATATATTTTATCTCGTCTTTATGATTTTTGTAAATAATAAAACGCTAGTTACAGATAATAAAATATTTCAATATGTATTCATATTTAGAATACATAGATGGATACTCAGTTTTCCAATAATATATTATTTTATAAAAACTTATAAAAAATATAAATATTTTAAAACAGACGAAAGATTAAATATAAGAAATTTTAGCATATATTTTGCATTAGCTTTTTGGGTAGGAAACATTTCCCATATACTAACTACATTAACATTTAAATTTAAAGAACAGACAACTTTAGTGGAAGAACCTTTGTATATTGATATAATAATGACGCTGTGTGTGGCACCTATACTAGAAGAAATGGTATTCCGTGGAGTTATAATGAATAATTTGAAAAAGTATGGCATTAAAACGGCAATAATTGTAAATTCAATTCTCTTTGGAGTATCTCATTCTAATATAAATATGATTATTCCAGCAATCTTAACAGGAATTATTTTTTCTTATATTGCTTACAAATATTCATTAAAATATTCTATCTTGCTACACTTCTTATTAAATACATTAACAAAGATATCGCAGGTTGTAATATTTTCCAAAATTGAAATACTTATAGTGTCAATTGGTTTATTTTTCATATTTTTAGTTATTTTTTTACTAATATTTTTGGTAATTGGACTTGCAAAAGAACAATACAAGGAAATGTTTTCAATCTTAAAATTAGACATTGAAGATAGAAAAAGTCTAGTTACTTTTATAAAAAATAATTTATTATACTTACTTGTAATACTTGTTATCGTAATTTCTAATTTGTTATTTAATTATAAATTATTTTAA
- a CDS encoding Rid family detoxifying hydrolase: MKKIPEAVGPYSAFRKAGDFLYISGQIAINPENQKIEANTVEEQAKQVLENIKAILENNGLTTQNVIKTTVLLDNIEDFGAVNEIYANYFVEPFPARSAFAVDKLPKNVLVEIEAIAYCGK; encoded by the coding sequence ATGAAAAAAATACCTGAAGCAGTAGGACCTTACTCAGCATTTAGAAAAGCGGGAGATTTTTTATATATTTCAGGGCAAATTGCCATTAATCCTGAAAATCAAAAAATAGAAGCAAACACAGTGGAAGAACAGGCAAAACAAGTTCTAGAAAATATAAAAGCTATTTTGGAAAATAATGGACTTACTACTCAAAATGTCATTAAGACAACAGTTTTATTAGATAATATTGAAGATTTTGGAGCGGTTAATGAAATTTATGCAAATTATTTTGTAGAGCCATTTCCAGCTCGTTCAGCATTCGCTGTGGATAAATTACCAAAAAATGTTTTAGTAGAAATAGAAGCAATTGCTTATTGTGGCAAATAA
- a CDS encoding PTS system mannose/fructose/sorbose family transporter subunit IID gives MAEDKIKSSNDKIKLSKADRRSVMLRSQFLQGSWNYERMQNGGWAYSLIPALKKLYPNKDDAAAALKRHLEFFNTHPYIAAPILGVTLALEEEKANGAAIDDAAIQGVKVGMMGPLAGIGDPVFWFTIRPILGAIAASLATSGSIIAPLFFFIIWNVIRIAFLWYTQEFGYQKGSEITKDLSGGLLQTITKGASILGMFIMGILVERWITIKFPRVISRVPLSDGAYIKFPNGSVTGSQLQKILEDFGNKLSLSNTQITTLQDNLDKLVPGLAALLLTFLCMWLLKKKVSPILIIFGLFLVGIVGHAVGIF, from the coding sequence ATGGCAGAAGACAAAATAAAATCATCAAATGATAAAATAAAACTATCAAAAGCTGATCGTCGTAGTGTAATGCTTCGTTCTCAATTTTTACAAGGTTCTTGGAATTATGAACGTATGCAAAATGGAGGTTGGGCTTATTCATTAATCCCAGCATTGAAAAAATTATATCCAAATAAAGATGACGCAGCAGCGGCTTTAAAAAGACACTTGGAATTTTTTAACACTCACCCGTATATTGCTGCACCAATTTTAGGAGTAACTCTTGCTTTGGAAGAAGAAAAAGCCAACGGAGCGGCAATAGATGATGCGGCTATTCAAGGGGTAAAAGTTGGAATGATGGGACCACTTGCGGGAATAGGAGATCCGGTATTCTGGTTCACAATACGTCCAATATTAGGGGCAATTGCAGCTTCTCTTGCAACAAGCGGTTCAATTATCGCACCATTATTCTTTTTCATTATATGGAATGTAATTCGTATTGCTTTCTTATGGTACACTCAAGAATTTGGTTACCAAAAGGGTTCAGAAATTACAAAGGATTTATCAGGTGGATTGTTGCAAACTATAACTAAAGGAGCATCTATTTTAGGTATGTTTATTATGGGTATTTTGGTTGAACGTTGGATTACAATCAAATTCCCAAGAGTTATATCACGAGTTCCACTATCTGACGGAGCTTATATAAAATTTCCAAATGGTTCAGTAACTGGTTCTCAATTACAAAAAATTCTTGAAGATTTCGGAAATAAATTATCACTTTCAAATACACAGATAACAACTTTACAAGATAACTTAGATAAATTAGTACCAGGACTAGCCGCATTATTATTGACTTTCTTATGTATGTGGCTACTTAAGAAAAAAGTCAGTCCAATCTTAATTATCTTTGGATTATTCTTAGTTGGAATTGTAGGACACGCAGTTGGAATATTCTAA
- a CDS encoding patatin-like phospholipase family protein, translating into MKRKNVIYFLMMFIFLSTLTFSDENGVFLENPKENLEKISENGDIKKDDFEKVKKKDFLEKNKINRSEIPQKDKKIGLALSGGTAKGLAHIGILKVLDEEKVPVEFVTGTSMGSIIAGMYSVGYTPEEIEEIAESMDWMGLFSDKIERRDKGLTRNMIEDQNSIVLPLGKKAMPKLPVGVVGGKTASQQLNELFYGAIGINDFSKFPKKFAAVATDLNSGEGVMITKGSIATAIRASLSLPSIFAPVRSGDRLYIDGGVVRNLPVQDLKVLGADYTIGVNVGDGFVKRDENKMNLIDVITDSSTIAGRQEVERQIRMLDLYMKPDLEKFESYDFSKVKEIIAAGEKIARDNIDKIRELSNPKLYDELEEKRKAFRKTWTDEYKITSIDIEGNKKYKDSYFKKFLPKKLGNMNRLEMEDIVNEIYQNGNFTTVYYEVKNDKLVINVQEKPSDYITLTGNVNNEDKATITLGFQGNKVIGNMNARYALNGIVADEYGFNNSVILELGKNDKALIFGNMDYKRDVIHNQNAGNGYYNFENKKFNVGIGVGFQISKNLLLSGGGGYQISDVRKNEDNSKNGKKKFPYFETSLTYDTRDSIESPTKGIYLTSKYTFANSKDADFNALYQTGEINIPIGEKITITPKVSYLTVKGDDIPETYEPKLGGIKTEDNSLEFFGLPTDKVRGESIFVGSVKLQYNISKHIYVDTMYSRAYISDEGFDFGSQRKESYKFGFGVKTPLGPGYFGLAKVPGESLRYILNFGYKPQ; encoded by the coding sequence TTGAAAAGGAAAAATGTGATTTATTTTTTGATGATGTTTATTTTTCTTTCAACTTTGACTTTTTCTGATGAAAATGGGGTTTTTTTAGAAAATCCGAAAGAAAATCTTGAGAAAATTTCTGAAAATGGGGACATTAAAAAAGATGATTTTGAAAAAGTTAAGAAAAAAGATTTTTTGGAAAAAAATAAAATAAATAGAAGTGAAATACCACAAAAAGATAAAAAAATAGGACTTGCACTTAGCGGTGGGACTGCGAAAGGGTTAGCGCATATCGGGATTTTGAAGGTTTTGGACGAGGAAAAAGTGCCTGTGGAATTTGTGACAGGGACAAGCATGGGAAGTATTATTGCAGGGATGTACAGCGTTGGGTACACTCCGGAAGAAATTGAAGAAATTGCTGAAAGTATGGACTGGATGGGATTATTTAGTGATAAGATTGAGCGACGTGACAAAGGTTTGACCCGGAATATGATTGAAGATCAAAATTCGATTGTTTTACCACTTGGGAAAAAAGCCATGCCTAAATTGCCTGTTGGTGTGGTTGGTGGGAAAACTGCAAGTCAGCAGTTAAACGAGCTTTTTTATGGTGCAATAGGAATTAACGATTTTTCAAAATTTCCAAAAAAATTTGCAGCTGTCGCGACGGACTTGAATTCGGGAGAAGGGGTTATGATCACAAAAGGTTCAATTGCAACAGCTATTCGTGCAAGTTTATCACTCCCTTCAATATTTGCGCCAGTTAGAAGTGGTGATAGGCTCTATATTGATGGTGGAGTGGTCAGAAATTTACCGGTGCAGGATTTGAAAGTTTTGGGAGCTGATTATACGATTGGAGTTAATGTTGGAGACGGATTTGTAAAAAGAGATGAAAATAAGATGAACTTAATTGACGTAATAACAGATTCATCTACAATTGCGGGTAGACAGGAAGTTGAGCGTCAAATTAGAATGCTCGATTTGTATATGAAACCGGATTTAGAAAAATTTGAATCGTATGATTTTTCAAAAGTCAAGGAAATTATTGCAGCGGGAGAAAAGATTGCAAGAGATAATATAGATAAAATAAGAGAATTGTCAAATCCTAAACTTTATGATGAACTCGAAGAAAAAAGAAAAGCGTTTAGAAAGACGTGGACGGATGAATACAAAATCACCTCTATAGACATAGAAGGAAATAAAAAGTACAAAGACAGTTATTTTAAAAAATTTTTACCTAAAAAACTTGGGAATATGAATCGTCTTGAAATGGAAGATATTGTAAATGAAATTTATCAAAATGGAAATTTCACAACTGTATATTATGAAGTGAAAAATGATAAGCTTGTAATCAATGTTCAAGAAAAACCAAGCGATTATATAACTTTAACAGGAAATGTGAACAATGAGGACAAAGCGACGATTACTCTTGGATTTCAAGGAAATAAAGTTATTGGTAATATGAATGCCAGATATGCGTTAAATGGAATAGTAGCTGATGAGTATGGCTTTAATAACAGTGTGATTTTAGAGCTTGGAAAAAATGATAAAGCCTTGATTTTTGGAAATATGGACTACAAAAGAGATGTGATTCACAATCAAAATGCTGGAAATGGCTATTATAACTTTGAAAATAAAAAATTTAATGTTGGAATAGGAGTAGGATTTCAAATTTCAAAAAATCTGTTATTATCTGGCGGTGGCGGTTACCAGATTTCAGATGTCAGAAAAAATGAAGACAACAGTAAAAATGGAAAAAAGAAATTTCCATATTTTGAAACAAGTTTGACTTATGATACAAGAGATTCGATAGAATCGCCAACAAAAGGAATTTATCTAACTTCAAAGTACACTTTTGCGAATTCAAAAGATGCGGATTTTAACGCTCTATATCAAACAGGAGAGATAAATATTCCAATTGGTGAAAAAATAACAATTACACCAAAAGTGTCATATTTAACAGTAAAAGGGGATGACATACCTGAAACATATGAGCCTAAATTAGGTGGAATAAAAACAGAAGATAATTCACTTGAATTTTTTGGACTTCCTACGGATAAAGTCAGAGGAGAGAGCATATTTGTTGGAAGTGTAAAGCTTCAATACAATATTTCTAAACATATATATGTGGATACGATGTATTCAAGAGCTTATATTTCAGATGAAGGATTTGATTTTGGAAGTCAAAGAAAAGAGAGCTATAAATTTGGATTTGGAGTGAAAACTCCGCTTGGACCAGGATACTTTGGACTTGCAAAGGTTCCAGGAGAAAGTCTGCGGTATATATTAAATTTTGGATATAAGCCGCAGTAG
- a CDS encoding PTS sugar transporter subunit IIB, whose protein sequence is MVGIIVASHGEFAAGIKQSASMILGEAELLESVVFMPSEGPDDLYKKIQDAITKLGTEEVLFLVDLWGGSPFNQSNRFFEENPEKRAIVAGLNLPMLLAALSEREDVNTAHEVAKAIVPEGKDQVKVRPEDLQPKEEAPKAAAQDDMPKGAIPEGTVIGDGKIKFVLARIDTRLLHGQVATSWTKATNPNRIIVVSDTVSKDELRKKLIEQAAPPGVRAHVIPLDKLVEVSKDPRFGNTKALLLFENPQDALYVIERGVDIKELNVGSMAHSVGKVMVNNVLSMDQNDVDTYKKLRDLGVKFDVRKVAADKRADLFKLISEKANEGLKL, encoded by the coding sequence ATGGTAGGAATTATCGTTGCAAGTCACGGTGAATTTGCTGCTGGTATAAAACAGTCGGCTTCAATGATTCTGGGAGAAGCTGAGTTATTGGAATCAGTTGTGTTTATGCCAAGTGAAGGACCAGATGACTTATATAAAAAAATTCAAGATGCCATTACAAAACTAGGAACAGAAGAAGTTCTATTTTTAGTTGATTTATGGGGAGGAAGTCCATTTAATCAATCTAATCGTTTTTTTGAAGAGAATCCTGAAAAGAGAGCAATTGTTGCAGGACTTAACTTGCCAATGCTTTTAGCTGCTTTATCAGAAAGAGAAGATGTAAATACAGCTCATGAAGTAGCTAAAGCAATTGTTCCAGAAGGAAAAGATCAAGTTAAGGTACGTCCTGAAGATTTGCAGCCAAAAGAAGAAGCTCCAAAAGCTGCGGCTCAAGATGATATGCCAAAAGGTGCAATTCCAGAAGGAACAGTTATTGGAGATGGAAAAATTAAATTTGTACTAGCACGTATTGATACACGTTTACTACACGGACAAGTTGCGACAAGTTGGACAAAGGCAACAAATCCAAATAGAATAATTGTTGTTTCAGACACAGTTTCAAAAGATGAATTACGTAAGAAATTAATTGAACAGGCGGCACCTCCAGGTGTACGTGCACACGTTATTCCACTTGATAAATTAGTAGAAGTTTCAAAAGATCCAAGATTTGGAAATACAAAAGCGTTATTATTGTTTGAAAATCCTCAAGATGCACTTTATGTAATTGAAAGAGGTGTTGACATTAAAGAATTAAATGTAGGATCAATGGCTCATTCTGTTGGAAAAGTTATGGTTAATAATGTACTTTCAATGGATCAAAATGATGTTGATACCTACAAAAAACTTAGAGATTTAGGTGTAAAATTTGATGTTAGAAAAGTTGCCGCTGATAAACGTGCAGATTTATTCAAATTAATTTCAGAAAAAGCAAACGAAGGATTAAAACTTTAA